The region CACTGGGCTCTTTTAGCACACTTGGTTTCACGAAACGGCGGCTATTATATGACAGATCTCTCCACTACCTTAATAAAATCCCTGCTTTCGCCAGAAAAACAGCACGCGTACTTCTTGTTTTTAGAACATTCCAATTCCGCCATTTTTCATGATGCTTACGCTCAGCTTTTACTCTATGAAAAAAGCAAAGAGCAAAACAGCAATCTGTTTCATTTACTCCCCGCTTTTCACATATCTTCTTTTATGAAAGCTGTTTGGAATGACTTTTGGCAGTATAGAAACAAAACGCTCTTATCAATAGCCCTGATTGTGAACGAACAGTATCATATCGAAAAAAATGTTCTCTTTAAAAAAGAGTTTCAGCGGGATGTTCTTCACTCTTGGCAGTTTCACACTCAAAACTTTCTCGGCATGACTCAAATCATCTTTCCCTATTATTCAGGTAATAAAATTGATTTAAGTGGAACAAAAGTGTATCATTTCGAGTCTGTCTTAAAACGGATTGAAGTGGGAAAAACTTTATACGTTCTTCTTTTTTATTCAAACTTGCATGATGGTATTTATACGTTTAGCCTTAAACACCCCCACACAGGGTCTCGAAGCGATTATAATTCGGATATATTTACAAATGATCGAACTCATTCCAAAAAGCTGTATAGCCCGACTTTAAATATGAGCTGGGGAGACCGCGTACATCTTTTTTTAAGAAAAGATGATTGGTTTGAAGACGAAAGCATATTTTCTCTCCTTGAGTCTATTCCTGCTTCTTCAGTTAAAAAAATTCCCCTTCAGCATCATATAAAAGTGCAATCTGCTATTAAAGCTGCTAACCCTTTTTCATAACCGCTGTCTCATAAACAAAACGACGAGTTTCCCCGTCGTTACAGATGTATCTATCTTTTTATTCTTCATCTTGCTCATCAATAATACATTTATCAATGAGATAATCAAAAGTTATATCCGCTAATTCGCCTAGCTCTTCTTCAGCGGGAACATAGCCTCGCTTGACTAGTTCATTGTAAAAGAACTCCGCAATTTCTTCCGTATCAATGACCACTTCGATTTCTTTCACAATATCACTCCTTATCCCGTTTGAACGGATTAGCGTACCTCATTTTTCTTAAAAATAGGTTCACTTCATCTTCCGCTTGAAGTTTTACCTTATACACATTTATGAACAATTCGGCAATAGTATGTCTAAAATTTCAGCAGTTTAAACAGAAAGGTAATTATACCCATTCTTTTTTTATTACCATCGCCGTATACACAATAAAAGATAGCTAAGAGAGATGTGATCTATCTCGGCTATCTTTTATTTATTAGGCATCTACCTGCTATTTTCCTTGTTCGGATTTTGCTATCTTTTTTAAATGTTTCAGCACTAAGTTCATGACTTCAGCGTATTCTTCATCTTCAAAAAGCTCATACAAAAATTTATAATCATTGTACACATCTAAAAGACCGTTTATAATCTCATGCTTTTCTTTAGTTAACCTCACTTCTTCTTTTTCAGAACCGTTTTGTTTTTTCATCTTTGGTAGCAACTCCGTCTTTTTAATTTCTTTACCTAAATACAACATATCAACACTTTGAGCGTAATTTTCTGTTTCCTCATGAGGAGTTACGAGAATGAGTTCTTCTTCACTAGCCTCAAGCCATTCTCCATCTGTTACACGTGACAATTCATAGACAATATCTTCCCATGAATCCTCTTTATAACGCCATATTTCTGTTCGAATACCAATGATCTTAAATAACTCTTTTCCATAATTAAAAACCTGGACGATATCGCCGAAGAAAAATTTATATTCAAGCTCTACTCTTTCCTGTACTAATATTTGACCTTCATATTCTTCTAGAAGCTCAATTGTATCTTCTAAAAAAAGACCTTCACTATGGTTGATTTCGTATACAAAAATCCCATCCATCACTTTTATATCGGTAATAGTGCCAACGGTCCCGTATATTGTTACAACGACTGTTTCACCAATTCCGTATTTAGGTTTTTTCTTCCCTGCCATCGTCGCACCTCCTTAGTAAACATACACCTACTGAAAAGTTACAATATTATATGCAGTAACTAAAAAAGGGGAAGTATAACATCTTTAGAACCAAGCCTTTATTATCTATTGCCCTCTATCATTTTTACTCCTGCTTATTGCATGAGCTAAAGAAAGTAAAAAAGCAGGCTGATGAATATCCATCAGCCTGCTTTTTATATTCTCACGCATTATTTTGATAAAGCTCCCATGCTTCATCAAATACGGTCATACTTGATAAATAATGTCCGTTGAGCTCTAAATAAGAGCTCAGTTCGTCATAATCTGTTGAAGATTTCGGGAAGCTGTGATCATCATAAGCACTTCGCGCAAACTCTCCCATTCGATCATGTTTTTTATTTGATCGAAATTTCATTATATAGTGATAAAAGGATTTCATCGTACTCCCCCTCCAGCGGTATGTGTTATCTTTTCTATCATTTTTTTTAGAAATCTACAACTTTCTTCTGTGATATGTAGATGTCGAAGACTGCAATGTAATTGTTTTACCGGACAAAAAATATTAAATTCATGTTACAGTTGCAAAACAAATTTCACTATTAGCGTAACGAATAAATATTGTTATATCAATATTTTTCTTTTTTCAAAAAGACATTTGTAACAAAAGCACATCGTTTTTATAACAAAAGCGTTGATTCGACAGGTTTCTCAAGCCTTTATGTCATTGCAAAAAAGAAGAATTCATGTTTTAATTCCGTAGTGAAAGGTTATTCTAGCAATAATCGCCATTTAAATAAATCTTGTTGGTGGGAGGTTTACATCAGCATATGTTGAGGAAAAATAATACCATGAATACTCGAAATGCTTACTTTGATAACGCTAAATTCGTATTAATCTTTTTAGTTGTATTTGGACACATGATTTCTCCGTACCGAACAGATAGCAGCGGAATGCTGTCCATTTACCACTTTATCTTTATTTTCCATATGCCTGTCTTTATTTTACTAGCAGGTTATTTCTCGAAAAATTTTCATAAAAAAGGATATTATAAAAAAATATTTACAAAGGTGGCTCTGCCTTACTTAGCTTTCCAAACTATCTATACGCTTTATTATAGTGTGCTTTATACGGATGAAACGTACACGCTTCAATATTTGGTTCCTAGATGGGCAATGTGGTTTCTCCTGAGCTTAATTTTTTGGAAATTAATGCTTCCTTTCTTTGCAAAATTCCCGATGTGGATTAGCTTAACAGTCTCTATTTCGCTTGGACTTGCAATGGGCTTCATTGATATTGACGGATTTGATAAAATTCTAAGCATTAGCCGAATGTTTGTCTTCTTCCCGTTTTTCCTTTTAGGCTACTATTTGTCACAGCGGCAAGAGCCTTTTACAAATCTTTTGACAGCGCGAAATCGAATCATTGCATCCATCGTATTACTGGTTACATTAATTGGAAGCTATTCTTTCTTAGACGACACGGCTTACACAGATATGCTGTATGGAACGAACACGTACGACAATGTGGCCGAATTTTTAATGCGCGTTTCTCACTATGGAATTGCTTTTCTTGTATCTTTTGCCTTTATGGCTTTAATTCCAACGCGCGGTTTTGCTTTAACAAGCATTGGACAGCGATCCCTATACGTGTATTTATTGCACGGCTTCATTTTAAAATGGTTCTTTACAACTGACTTCTCAAAAAGTCTAGAGCCCACATCATGGGGTATTATCGTCTTAATCGCACTGTCCATTTTAGTAACGATGCTTCTCGGCAGCCGTATTATCGATTGGTTCATCACCGGTACCAAGCTCATCGTTCAGTTTGTTACACCTAAAAAAGCCATTCAGAAATTTTCATTAGCATTCAAACGTACGTTTTCATAAAAGTCATACTCCTAAAGGAGTATGACTTTTTTCATTTTCTTTGGAGAAACCAAGTAAATAATTTCATTTTGCTGAATTTTATGT is a window of Priestia aryabhattai DNA encoding:
- a CDS encoding DUF2515 family protein, with translation MTSTDTNSLIRLEDVLRLQQMMQLKPPATLPLSFIGEDVKLIKEIRKKVKKANQNNVTRTQAYLDYYQKHPEIHWALLAHLVSRNGGYYMTDLSTTLIKSLLSPEKQHAYFLFLEHSNSAIFHDAYAQLLLYEKSKEQNSNLFHLLPAFHISSFMKAVWNDFWQYRNKTLLSIALIVNEQYHIEKNVLFKKEFQRDVLHSWQFHTQNFLGMTQIIFPYYSGNKIDLSGTKVYHFESVLKRIEVGKTLYVLLFYSNLHDGIYTFSLKHPHTGSRSDYNSDIFTNDRTHSKKLYSPTLNMSWGDRVHLFLRKDDWFEDESIFSLLESIPASSVKKIPLQHHIKVQSAIKAANPFS
- a CDS encoding YozD family protein, giving the protein MKEIEVVIDTEEIAEFFYNELVKRGYVPAEEELGELADITFDYLIDKCIIDEQDEE
- a CDS encoding YozE family protein; the encoded protein is MKSFYHYIMKFRSNKKHDRMGEFARSAYDDHSFPKSSTDYDELSSYLELNGHYLSSMTVFDEAWELYQNNA
- a CDS encoding acyltransferase family protein; this translates as MNTRNAYFDNAKFVLIFLVVFGHMISPYRTDSSGMLSIYHFIFIFHMPVFILLAGYFSKNFHKKGYYKKIFTKVALPYLAFQTIYTLYYSVLYTDETYTLQYLVPRWAMWFLLSLIFWKLMLPFFAKFPMWISLTVSISLGLAMGFIDIDGFDKILSISRMFVFFPFFLLGYYLSQRQEPFTNLLTARNRIIASIVLLVTLIGSYSFLDDTAYTDMLYGTNTYDNVAEFLMRVSHYGIAFLVSFAFMALIPTRGFALTSIGQRSLYVYLLHGFILKWFFTTDFSKSLEPTSWGIIVLIALSILVTMLLGSRIIDWFITGTKLIVQFVTPKKAIQKFSLAFKRTFS